The Sebastes umbrosus isolate fSebUmb1 chromosome 4, fSebUmb1.pri, whole genome shotgun sequence genome has a window encoding:
- the map2k1 gene encoding dual specificity mitogen-activated protein kinase kinase 1, producing MQKRRKPEPIQLNPIPDGNTINGTGATETNLEALQKKLEELELDEQQRKRLEAFLTQKQKVGELKDDDFEKICELGAGNGGVVFKVSHRPSGLIMARKLIHLEIKPAIRNQIIRELQVLHECNSPYIVGFYGAFYSDGEISICMEHMDGGSLDQSLKKAGKIPEQILGKVSIAVIKGLSYLREKHKIMHRDVKPSNILVNSRGEIKLCDFGVSGQLIDSMANSFVGTRSYMSPERLQGTHYSVQSDIWSMGLSLVEMAIGRFPIPPPDARELEQIFGFPLEGEAACSESSPKPQPPGRPGSSYGPDRPPMAIFELLDYIVNEPPPKLPGIFSPEFQDFVNKCLAKNPSERADLKQLMVHSFIKQSEAEQVDFAGWLCSTIGLNQPVTPTHGTAM from the exons ATGCAGAAGAGAAGGAAGCCAGAGCCGATCCAACTCAACCCGATCCCAGATGGAAACACTATCAACGGCACTGGAGCCACAGA GACTAATTTGGAGGCGCTGCAGAAGAAACTAGAGGAGCTTGAGTTGGACGAGCAGCAGCGGAAACGCCTGGAGGCCTTCCTGACACAGAAGCAGAAGGTGGGAGAGCTGAAGGACGATGACTTTGAGAAGATCTGTGAGCTGGGGGCCGGCAACGGGGGAGTTGTCTTCAAGGTCTCCCACCGACCCTCTGGGCTGATTATGGCGAGGAAG CTGATCCACCTGGAGATTAAACCAGCCATCAGGAACCAGATCATTAGGGAGCTGCAGGTGCTACACGAGTGCAACTCCCCCTACATCGTTGGCTTCTACGGAGCTTTCTACAGCGATGGAGAAATCAGCATCTGCATGGAGCATATG GACGGTGGCTCCCTGGACCAGTCGCTGAAGAAGGCAGGCAAGATCCCAGAGCAGATCCTTGGCAAAGTCAGCATCGCT GTCATTAAAGGGCTCTCCTACCTGAGGGAGAAACACAAGATCATGCACAGAG ATGTCAAGCCCTCTAACATCCTGGTGAATTCCCGCGGTGAGATTAAACTGTGTGACTTTGGAGTGAGCGGACAGCTCATCGACTCCATGGCCAACTCCTTTGTGGGCACGCGCTCCTACATGTCG CCGGAGCGCCTACAGGGAACCCATTACTCCGTTCAGTCGGACATCTGGAGTATGGGTCTGTCCCTGGTTGAAATGGCAATTGGACGCTTCCCCATCCCACCGCCTGATGCGAGGGAGCTGGAACAGATTTTTGGCTTCCCGCTGGAAGGGGAAGCAGCTTGCAGCGAGTCCTCCCCAAAGCCACAGCCCCCTGGGCGACCAGGCAGCT CATACGGACCTGACAGACCACCGATGGCTATATTTGAGCTGCTTGACTACATAGTCAATGAG CCTCCACCAAAGCTGCCTGGGATATTCAGCCCGGAATTTCAAGACTTTGTGAACAAATG TTTGGCTAAGAATCCATCAGAAAGAGCAGACCTGAAACAGTTGATG GTGCATTCTTTTATCAAACAGTCCGAGGCAGAGCAGGTGGACTTTGCTGGCTGGTTGTGCAGCACCATTGGACTCAATCAGCCTGTGACACCCACCCACGGTACAGCAATGTGA